CGGCGTTCGGCTTCGAGCCGCTGCTCGACTACTACGCCAAGGGCTCGCTGGCCGAGGGCATGTACGCCGCCTGCGGGGAGGCCGGCGCGGCCTTCGAGGCGGCGCTGCCCCGGTTCGCGCCCGGTGAGGTGGCGGCGGTGGTGGCCGGGCCGCTGGCCCGCCTCACCTTCGAGCCGGAGATCGTGGTGGTCTACGGCAACCCGGCCCAGATCCTGCGCCTGGTCAACGCCGCGCTCTTCGAGAAGGGCGGCGCCTTCAAGACCGAGTTCACCGGGCGCGGCGACTGCACCGACATCGTCATCCGCACCCGCCGGACGCAGGAGCCGCAGCTGATCCTGCCCTGCTACGGAGACCGGATCTTCGGCATGGCGGCCGACGACGAGCTGGCCTTCACCTTCCCCTTCGCCCAGGCCGAGCGGTTCGTGAAGGGGCTGGAGGGGACCCACGCCGGCGGCATCCGCTACCCGATCCCGGTCTACCAGCGCTTCACCGCCGCCTACCCGCCTGCCTACGCGGAGCTGGAGCGGCGCTGGCGCGAGTCCGGCGGCGAGGGCTGAGGGGCCGGTACGCCGGGCAGGCCCCGGGCGGGAGGTGGGCTGTCCCCAGGTCTCGGGGCGTGGCTGCGGGCGGTGTCACACCGCGGCTCGAGGGCGGTCTTCCAGGTACGAGGCGCCCGTGGACCACCGGCGCCTACCCCTCGAGGAGCCCTCCATGACCAAGCGCTCGCCGCAGCCGCACCTCGTGCCCTCCACCTGGGCCACCCTGCTCTTCGACCTGGCCGTGCCCGCCGTGGCGGCCTTCCTCACGGTCGGCCTCTTCGTGCTGGTGGCGCGCTAGCGGCGCGATGGACGGGACGAGGACTCAGGCCCCGACGATCTCGGACCCCGAGACCCAGGCCGCGGCGCCGAAGCCGCCGATGTAGCGCGCCTCCACCGGCGCCAGCGCCCAGAGCTGGAAGCTGAGCTCGAAGTAGGTGGCCGCGTCCGGGTGGGACGTGAGGTAGTGGGCCCGGGCCCCGGCCTCCTCCACGCCGTCGAGCCGCCGGACCTCGCCGATCAGCGTGGCGCGCTGCGCCTGCTGCGGATCGCCGGCGGCCTTCTCCAGGAGCAGCAGCGAGGCCCGGCCGTCCTTCACCAGGTTCTTGGTGTGCTGCGCCAGGTGGGAGATCAGCAGCAGCGGCTCGCCGGTGGGCAGGGCCGCCACCGGCACCAGCGAGCCGTAGGGGAAGCCGGCCGGCTCCAGCCCCAGGGTGGAGAGGAGGCCGTGGCGGGCCTCCTGCACCAGCGTGCGCACCGCCTCGGCCCGTTCGGAACGACTCGCCATCGAAGACCTCCCGCACGCCGCCCTGGCGCGCACCGCCTGTGGATGGAACGTGCGCCCCGGCCTCCCTATTCAGTACCCCCGGCGGCCCCGCGGCCCCCGCCCCAGGCAGGCCCGGGTGGCGCGGGCGCCAGGCCGGTCACCCGCCGGGCCGAGGCACCGGTCGGCCGGCCGCGGCCAGCAGCGTCACCCGGGAGCCGGCGCCCAGCGCCAGGCCGTCGCCCCGCGCCTCGGCCCCCTCCAGCGCCACCACGTCGCCGCGCAGCAGCGCCTCGAAGCGCCGGTTCCCCTCGCCGACGTGCTTCTCCTGCAGCGCCAGCCCCATGCGCCCCTCCGGGCCGCAGCCCATGTAGCGGAGGCGACCCTTGCCGGCCAGCGGCTCGGAGACCACGCGGAAGACCCGGCCCGGCGGCGGCTCGGCCCAGCCCTCGCCCGGGGGCGCCAGCACCAGGTAGCTCATCTTGACCGCCTCCTTGCGCAGCCCGGCCGCCTTGCCCACCTGCGCCACCAGCGGCGGCGGGGCGATGGGGCGCTCGGCGTGGCACCAGTCGGACGGCTTCAGGAGCGCCGGGCAGGCGCCGCGGAACAGGCAGGGGGCGCGCACCGCCGCGCCGCCGGCCACCAGGAGATCGCGCACCTCCAGCAGGGCGCGCGAGGTGTCGCGCAGCGCCGGCTCGATGATCACCAGCGAGCCGCCGGGGGCCAGGAGGGCGCGCGCCTCTTGCAGCAGCGCCGCCCGCCGGGCCGCCTGGCCCTCCCCGCTCCACAGCTCGTTGAGGACGTGGCCGACCAGGATGGTGTCCGGCGCCTGGCCGCCGGCCACCAGCTCGGCCAGCGGCCGGCCCTGCGTCGGGTTCCACTCGCGGGTGGCCAGCGGCTCGCCGGAGAGGCGCGCCAGCTCGCGCGCCGCGGCCAGCGCCTGCTTGGCCCGGTCGCCGGCCGTCACCTGCGCCGCCCCGGCGTCCAGCGCCGCGAAGGCCAGCGGCCCGGGGCCGCTGCCGAGGTCCAGCACGGTGCGCGGGGGGCGCGGCAGCTCGGAGAGCACCCCGCGCGCCTGCAGGTAGGAGATGGGCCAGTAGAAGAGCAGGTAGGCGCCCAGCAGCCGCTCGTCGTCGAGGTAGCGGGCCCCGACCAGCTCGCGCTCCCGGGTCAGCCCGCTGGAGAGCCGCGTCACCGCGGCGGCCACCTCGCGCAGCTCGTCGGGCAGCAGCGCGTCGGGCGGCGGGCGCGGACCGGAGCGGCGGCCGCGCCGGGCGGCGCGCCAGACGGAGAGGAGGCGCGGGATCCAGGCCGCGAGGTCGTCGGCGGGTGAGCGCACGGGCAGGTTCTACCACCGGGGAGGTGGCCGGGGGCGGCGGCGTCCTGGCCCCTCGGCCCGGTCGTCCGATGCAGCCCGGCGTGCGGCCCTATCCCTCCTCGGGGCGCGCCAGTTCACACGTGTGAACTGGCCGGCCCGGTGAGCGCGCTCGCCCGGCTGGTGGCCCGGTGCGACGCCACCGGGTCACGGAGAGGGCCAGCGCTCGAAGTAGGTGAGGCGCGGCTCGATGAAGAACCCGTAGGGGTTGGTCGCTGGGCTGCGGCGCAGCTCCTCCTCCAGGGCGCAGAAGGTGGTCCCGTCGGCCGAGATCCAGACGGGCTGCCAGCGGCGCAGGGCCCGCCGCGGATCCCCTGCCGCCGGGAACCTCACCACCTCGATGACCTCCCCGAGGACGGACCAGGTCACGGCGCCCGCCTCGGTGGCCCGGTCCACCGTGCCGTCCCCGTTGGTGTCGCCGAAGAGGTTCAGGCCCGAGCCGTCGGCGTAGAGCTCCCACCCGAACCAGTAGAGGGACGGCAGCTGCCCATCGACCCACAGCTCGGGGATGTCGTTGTTGATCTGGTTCACCCAGTACTCACCGGGATTCGTGGCCACCGCTGCCCCCGCGAGGCTGAGGCCGGGGTCCTTCTTGAAGGCCAGGTCGAGGCCGCCGTGCATCGCGCCGCCGGGCTCGAGATGGACCGAGAACACCGAGTAGAAGCCGGCCCGCTCCGCCAGGATCCTGACGATCTGCTGCGCGCCGTCGGCGTAGGTCACCTTCAGGTCACCTGTGGTGATGGTCCAGGTGAGGGCCCTGCCGGACTTGGCGGAGGAGCCAGACCCGTCCGCGGCCAAGGTCAGGAGGTCGCCGTTGATCCTGGCGGCGAGGGGGGCCAGGCTGGGTCCGCTCACGCCGGCGCTGTAGTAGGCGTTGGTGGCCCAGACCCCCGTGGCGAGCGCCGCGGTGAAGGGGATGGCGGGGTTGAGCCGCTCCTCCCGGAGCAGGGACTGGTAGGTGAAGTCGTAGGGCGCCGAAGGCGCCACGGTCGCGCCTCCGACGAGCACCGGCGGCCAGGTGGTGGTCCCTGCGTAGGTCTGCTCGGCCCAGAGCTGGCGCGTCCCCATCAGCACCGGCTGGAACCGGAGCGTGGTGATGGTGTCGGTCTGCTGCACCTGGGTGGCGGGGGCGTAGGCCGCCCTCACCTCGGCGGAGAGAGGCAGGGAGGCCACGGGCTGGAAGGAGGTGAAGGTGATCGGCGCCTGGGTGATGTCTGCCGTGAGCACCCCCTGGACCACCTGCCACGTGAGCGGGTGCAACGCACCGACGTCGAGGTAGCTGCCCGTGCCGTCGGCCGCCAGCTCGAGCAGGTCACCTCCGCGCGGGAAGTAGCCAGGCGTCGGGGCGTAGGTTGCGTGGTAGGCGCCGCCACCGGAGGGCACGGTGAACGCAGGCACCACCTGCGGGTCGGCCAGCAGGGCCGCCCGGGCCTCGTCGAGCGGGGCCGTGCTGCCGGCCGCCGCCGCCACCTGGGCCTGGTAGGACTTCAGCACGGCCGGATCCGTGGCCAGGAAGAGCCAGTCCTGCCCGGCCGGCGGGGGGTAGAGCGTGGGCTGGTCGATGCTCACCTTCACCGCGGCAGCGATGTCGAGCAGCTGGGTGCTGGAGACCACCTGCTCGGCCTCCACGATCTGGAGGTCCGTGGTCGGAATGGCGAAGCCGTTGGCCTGGCCGACCGCGCCGTAGCG
This genomic interval from Anaeromyxobacter sp. contains the following:
- a CDS encoding DUF169 domain-containing protein is translated as MDAATLAKHLEQHLRIATFPVGLRALAPGEPVPAKARRPKQDLHVEVAICQAISLARRSGMTLVFGREDVSCPLAKAAFGFEPLLDYYAKGSLAEGMYAACGEAGAAFEAALPRFAPGEVAAVVAGPLARLTFEPEIVVVYGNPAQILRLVNAALFEKGGAFKTEFTGRGDCTDIVIRTRRTQEPQLILPCYGDRIFGMAADDELAFTFPFAQAERFVKGLEGTHAGGIRYPIPVYQRFTAAYPPAYAELERRWRESGGEG
- a CDS encoding methyltransferase domain-containing protein encodes the protein MPVRSPADDLAAWIPRLLSVWRAARRGRRSGPRPPPDALLPDELREVAAAVTRLSSGLTRERELVGARYLDDERLLGAYLLFYWPISYLQARGVLSELPRPPRTVLDLGSGPGPLAFAALDAGAAQVTAGDRAKQALAAARELARLSGEPLATREWNPTQGRPLAELVAGGQAPDTILVGHVLNELWSGEGQAARRAALLQEARALLAPGGSLVIIEPALRDTSRALLEVRDLLVAGGAAVRAPCLFRGACPALLKPSDWCHAERPIAPPPLVAQVGKAAGLRKEAVKMSYLVLAPPGEGWAEPPPGRVFRVVSEPLAGKGRLRYMGCGPEGRMGLALQEKHVGEGNRRFEALLRGDVVALEGAEARGDGLALGAGSRVTLLAAAGRPVPRPGG
- a CDS encoding pyridoxamine 5'-phosphate oxidase family protein, which gives rise to MASRSERAEAVRTLVQEARHGLLSTLGLEPAGFPYGSLVPVAALPTGEPLLLISHLAQHTKNLVKDGRASLLLLEKAAGDPQQAQRATLIGEVRRLDGVEEAGARAHYLTSHPDAATYFELSFQLWALAPVEARYIGGFGAAAWVSGSEIVGA